One Camelina sativa cultivar DH55 chromosome 3, Cs, whole genome shotgun sequence genomic window carries:
- the LOC104760564 gene encoding general transcription factor IIE subunit 1-like, with translation MDKSGPVQKTVVIQPFVKLVRLVARAFYDDYTTKSDNQQKSAKSDNRGIAAVVLDALTRRQWVREEDLAKDLQLHAKQLRKIIRLFEEQKLIMRDHRKETAKGVKMYSAAVAATSDGRAEDKVKLHTHSYCCLDYAQISDVVRCKLHRMKKKLKDELEDKNTVQEYGCPNCQRKYNALDALRLISMLDDSFHCENCNSELVVECNKLTSEEVVDGDDNGRRRRREKLKDMLQKLEAQMKPLVDQLDRIKDLPIPEFGSFLAWEARAAMAARANGDLNPNDPLRSQGGYGSTPMPFLGETKVEVNLGDGNEDVKSKGGDSSLKVLPPWMIKQGMNLTEEQRGEMRQEAKVDGGAGGAAKLSDDKKSAVGNGDEKDIKDEYLKAYYAELLKQQELAARLNQQESAGELTPDIQLGTTSPGREVGKKSKREEDDVEWEEEAPVAANGNYKVDLNVEAEASGGEEEEEDDVDWEEG, from the exons ATGGATAAATCAGGCCCGGTACAGAAAACCGTTGTGATCCAGCCATTTGTCAA GTTGGTGAGGCTTGTAGCGAGAGCTTTCTATGATGATTATACTACGAAAAGCGATAATCAGCAGAAATCTGCAAAGAGTGACAACCGAGGGATTGCCGCTGTGGTGCTTGATGCGCTGACCAG GCGGCAATGGGTTAGAGAAGAAGACTTGGCAAAAGATTTGCAGTTGCACGCCAAGCAACTTCGAAAAATTATAAGACtctttgaagaacaaaaattgATTATGCGTGACCACCGGAAAGAG ACTGCAAAGGGTGTAAAGATGTATAGTGCTGCAGTGGCTGCCACAAGTGATGGCCGAGCGGAGGACAAAGTTAAGCTCCACACCCACTCGTATTGTTGTCTCGATTATGCTCAG aTATCTGATGTTGTTCGTTGTAAACTGCACCGGATGAAAAAAAAGCTCAAAGATGAGCTAGAAGATAAGAATACTGTTCAGGAGTATGGCTGTCCTAACTGCCAAAGGAA ATATAATGCGCTGGATGCTCTGAGATTAATTTCCATGCTAGACGATTCTTTTCATTGTGAAAACTGCAATAGTGAACTTGTTGTCGAGTGTAACAAGCTAACTTCCGAAGAAGTAGTAGATGGAGATGATAATGGAAGGAGACGGCGCCGGGAAAAACTAAAAGATATGCTTCAGAAGTTAGAG GCTCAAATGAAACCTCTGGTGGATCAATTAGACAGAATAAAAGATCTACCTATTCCTGAATTTGGATCTTTTCTGGCATGGGAGGCTCGTGCAGCTATGGCTGCTCGCGCAAATGGTGATCTTAACCCTAATGATCCTTTGAGGTCACAGGGTGGGTATGGTTCAACACCAATGCCATTTCTCGGAGAGACAAAG GTTGAGGTTAACCTTGGCGACGGGAACGAGGATGTTAAATCTAAAGGTGGAGATTCCAGTCTGAAAGTCTTGCCTCCATGGATGATTAAGCAAGGAATGAATCTGACTGAGGAACAAAGAGGTGAAATGAGACAAGAAGCAAAGGTTGATGGTGGTGCAGGAGGAGCAGCTAAACTTTCTGATGACAAGAAATCGGCCGTTGGAAATGGCGATGAAAAGGATATAAAG GATGAATATCTCAAAGCTTACTACGCCGAGCTGCTGAAGCAGCAAGAGCTTGCTGCAAGGCTCAATCAACAAGAATCCGCTGGTGAATTAACTCCTGATATTCAATTGGGTACTACATCCCCAGGTCGCGAGGTTGGTAAGAAGTCCAAACGTGAAGAGGACGATGTTGAATGGGAAGAAGAGGCTCCTGTTGCAG CTAATGGAAACTACAAGGTGGACTTGAATGTGGAAGCAGAAGCCTCgggtggtgaagaagaagaggaagatgatgtcGACTGGGAAGAAGGCTGA
- the LOC104760590 gene encoding DUF724 domain-containing protein 1-like has protein sequence MEQTMHKDCEVEICSEEDGLRNAWYRRAILEETPTTDTVPGSEKKLRVRYTTMPSEDSSSPKTVEQRLIRPVPPENLCSGVVLEEGSVVDADYKGGWWTGVVVKITENGRYLVYFDLPPDIIQFQTKHLRAHLDWTGSKWVRPKAKELSKSMFSPGTLVEVSIVIGNEEVSWVTAMLVKEEIEENKVIVKICDRYLRFSGDDTKPTMAIDSHCVRPTPPPFEVEEYDLLDYVEVFNGSSWRQGRVVGVYSGKLYKVSLEATKDKACLQFKHSNLRPFKVWGDGVWHSGSGPNPRTLAASGGLRKKKASPVITSKVTSIEKDDVSSVTPLKQTEARAEGQKSPEKTPEPMRKQNCLGGSTRERLPEEENSKDGSRKRQREEEHNSEAEITDKGKKMCNDDDQPLSTELSSYQSPNVVYNSAADVEETPAKYISPFAKKSPFWKSYETHDLSKTAPQSPHFSPLSDANEDIREWSAIGMMVTFYGLLDEVKDLHLDVSSGKLSSLSTSFAKLEKHGFNVTNPQARISKVLSLQVGRAKKAEERKCLKEKIEAEEMERQKVEEEMAELERKRLELKRQEVVAKEKKEAVDKRIVDMKSCADTVDQEIEDVELEFQTLSAAWKL, from the coding sequence ATGGAGCAAACGATGCACAAAGATTGTGAAGTAGAGATCTGTTCAGAAGAAGACGGCTTAAGAAACGCTTGGTACCGAAGAGCGATTCTTGAAGAAACCCCAACGACTGATACGGTTCCGGGAAGCGAAAAGAAGCTTCGTGTCCGTTACACGACGATGCCCAGCGAAGACAGTTCGTCTCCTAAAACGGTGGAGCAGAGGTTAATACGGCCTGTTCCGCCGGAGAATCTGTGCAGCGGCGTCGTTTTGGAGGAAGGGTCTGTTGTTGATGCTGATTACAAAGGCGGATGGTGGACCGGTGTTGTGGTTAAAATAACGGAGAACGGGAGGTATTTGGTTTACTTCGATCTTCCACCAGACATTATTCAGTTCCAGACAAAGCATTTGCGGGCTCATCTTGACTGGACCGGTTCAAAGTGGGTTCGACCAAAAGCTAAAGAACTGAGTAAGTCCATGTTTAGCCCTGGGACTCTAGTTGAAGTTAGCATTGTCATAGGTAACGAAGAAGTTTCGTGGGTTACTGCTATGTTAGTTAAGGAGGAGATTGAGGAGAATAAAGTCATTGTGAAGATCTGCGATAGATACTTGAGATTTAGTGGTGATGATACAAAACCAACAATGGCTATTGATTCACATTGTGTTAGGCCTACACCGCCTCCTTTTGAGGTTGAAGAGTACGACTTGCTGGATTATGTAGAGGTGTTTAATGGTTCTAGTTGGCGTCAAGGGCGTGTGGTGGGAGTCTACTCTGGAAAATTGTACAAGGTTAGTTTAGAGGCTACCAAGGACAAGGCGTGCTTGCAATTTAAACACTCCAACCTTAGGCCTTTTAAGGTGTGGGGAGATGGGGTTTGGCATAGCGGAAGCGGACCAAACCCCAGAACTCTAGCTGCCTCTGGGggattgagaaagaagaaagcttcTCCGGTAATAACCTCGAAAGTGACATCCATAGAAAAAGATGATGTTTCATCTGTAACACCTTTGAAACAAACTGAGGCCAGAGCTGAAGGACAGAAATCCCCTGAGAAGACACCTGAACCGATGAGGAAACAGAATTGCTTGGGAGGTTCAACTCGAGAGAGGTTGCCTGAGGAGGAGAATAGCAAAGATGGGAGTAGAAAAaggcaaagagaagaagaacacaactCTGAGGCTGAGATAACTGATAAAGGTAAAAAGATGTGCAACGATGATGATCAGCCTCTCTCTACTGAGTTATCCTCTTACCAGAGCCCGAACGTGGTGTATAATTCAGCTGCTGATGTTGAGGAAACTCCAGCAAAGTATATTTCTCCTTTTGCAAAGAAGTCGCCATTTTGGAAGTCATATGAAACACATGACTTGTCCAAAACTGCTCCACAAAGTCCTCATTTCAGCCCGTTGTCTGATGCTAATGAAGATATCCGCGAGTGGTCAGCGATTGGTATGATGGTGACTTTCTATGGGTTATTAGACGAAGTCAAAGATCTGCATCTCGATGTTTCCTCCGGCAAACTAAGTAGCCTCAGTACTTCTTTTGCTAAGCTCGAGAAACACGGTTTCAATGTAACAAATCCACAGGCACGTATCAGCAAAGTGTTATCTCTCCAAGTTGGGCGAGCTAAGAAAGCTGAGGAGAGAAAATGCCTTAAGGAGAAGATTGAAGCTGAAGAGATGGAAAGGCAGAAGGTCGAAGAAGAAATGGCTGAGCTAGAACGCAAACGTCTGGAGTTGAAGAGACAAGAAGTGGTTgcgaaagagaagaaggaagcggTGGACAAAAGGATCGTTGACATGAAATCATGTGCAGATACTGTTGATCaagagattgaagatgttgaGCTTGAGTTTCAGACTCTCTCAGCTGCATGGAAACTATGA
- the LOC104778540 gene encoding uncharacterized protein LOC104778540: KNLAKVEGLRARPWLKPGACINGGQYGYDGAEDDHSSPWWRRRLRSLYVAAISFSPSTFRIAISLLLLVVIITAFTFLPVEQKLKDFLLWIKEDLGPFGPLALALAYIPLTIVAVPASVLTLGGGYLFGLPVGFVADSLGATLGATAAFLLGRTIGRSYVTSKIKHYPKFQAVSVAIQKSGFKIVLLLRVVPILPFNMLNYLLSVTPVRLGEYMLATWLGMMPITFALVYVGTTLKDLSDITHGWHEVSVFRWVIMMVCAALAVILIICITRVAKSSLDKALADNGIDLDGKKNDDASVLPIAEPPPDLQQESLVIRIDPSNTLE; the protein is encoded by the exons AAAAATCTGGCGAAAGTGGAGGGCCTAAGGGCGAGGCCGTGGCTGAAGCCAGGAGCTTGTATTAATGGAGGTCAATATGGCTACGACGGTGCAGAGGATGATCATTCGAGCCCTTGGTGGCGCCGTCGGCTCAGATCCTTGTATGTGGCGGCGATATCATTCTCTCCATCCACTTTTCGAATCGCaatctctctgctcctccttgTTGTTATTATCACCGCCTTCACTTTTCTCCCTGTCGAACAG AAATTGAAGGACTTCTTGTTATGGATTAAGGAAGATCTTGGACCTTTTGGTCCACTTGCATT GGCTTTGGCTTATATTCCTCTCACAATTGTAGCGGTTCCTGCTTCTGTACTCACG CTAGGTGGTGGTTATCTTTTTGGCCTTCCAGTAGGATTTGTAGCCGACTCTCTTGGAGCTACATTAGGTGCAACAGCGGCGTTTCTGCTTGGTAGAACG ATTGGTAGATCTTATGTCACCTCAAAGATAAAGCATTACCCTAAGTTTCAAGCTGTTTCCGTCGCAATTCAGAAATCTGGCTTCAAG ATAGTCTTGCTGCTACGCGTTGTCCCCATACTGCCCTTCAATATGTTGAATTACCTCCTATCTGTAACCCCTGTTCGCTTAGGGGAATACATGCTGGCCACTTGGTTGGGAATGATG CCCATTACGTTTGCGCTAGTTTATGTTGGAACTACTCTTAAAGATCTTTCTGATATTACACATGGATGGCATGAGGTGTCAGTATTTCGTTGG GTAATTATGATGGTTTGCGCTGCTCTAGCTG TAATCCTGATAATATGCATAACAAGAGTGGCGAAGTCATCCTTGGACAAAGCATTGGCTGATAATGGCATTGATTTAGATGGGAAGAAGAATGACGACGCTTCTGTGCTCCCCATCGCAGAACCACCACCGGATCTACAACAGGAGTCTCTCGTTATCAGAATCGACCCATCCAATACACTTGAATAG
- the LOC104760558 gene encoding putative DUF21 domain-containing protein At1g03270 produces the protein MVVLSTLALVRAAYSLNSFVFEAEDIRFGSPWWFVVVGVACFLVLFAGIMSGLTLGLMSLGLVELEILQQSGSSAEKKQAAAILPVVKKQHQLLVTLLLCNAAAMEALPICLDKIFHPFVAVLLSVTFVLAFGEIIPQAICSRYGLAVGANFLWLVRILMIVCYPIAYPIGKVLDAVIGHNDTLFRRAQLKALVSIHSQEAGKGGELTHEETMIISGALDLSQKTAEEAMTPIESTFSLDVNTKLDWETVGKILSRGHSRIPVYLGNPKNIIGLLLVKSLLTVRAETEAPVSSVSIRKIPRVPSDMPLYDILNEFQKGSSHMAAVVKVKDKDKKNNMQLLSNVETPKEYMKFYQSSNLTTPLLKHESHDVVVDVDNVPKHVKNRGRNFQQNGIVTRDLPCLLEDNEDAEVIGIITLEDVFEELLQAEIVDETDVYIDVHKRIRVAAAAAAAVSSITRSSPAEVQSKVGQTVKKKLVGREARSTKNYTTKVTETLFAESDR, from the exons ATGGTTGTTCTGAGCACTTTGGCGTTGGTGAGAGCCGCTTACTCGCTGAACAGTTTCGTCTTTGAAGCGGAAGACATCCGATTCGGTTCGCCGTGGTGGTTCGTAGTCGTCGGTGTGGCGTGTTTCCTCGTTCTCTTCGCTGGGATAATGTCGGGACTCACGCTTGGGCTAATGTCCCTTGGTCTCGTTGAGCTTGAGATTCTCCAGCAGAGTGGTTCCTCCGCCGAGAAAAAACAGGCCG CTGCTATTTTGCCTGTGGTTAAGAAGCAGCACCAACTTCTTGTGACTCTACTTCTATGCAATGCAGCTGCCATGGAG GCTCTTCCTATATGCCTGGATAAGATATTCCACCCTTTCGTGGCTGTTTTACTTTCAGTTACTTTTGTTCTTGCTTTTGGAGAG ATAATTCCGCAAGCTATATGCTCCAGATACGGCCTTGCTGTTGGCGCTAATTTTTTGTGGCTGGTTCGCATTTTGATGATTGTCTGCTATCCCATTGCTTACCCTATCGGAAAG GTTCTTGATGCTGTTATTGGGCATAATGACACACTATTTAGGCGAGCTCAGCTGAAAGCCCTTGTCTCAATTCACAGCCAGGAG GCTGGTAAGGGAGGTGAACTGACACACGAGGAAACAATGATTATAAGCGGAGCCTTGGATTTGAGCCAGAAG ACTGCTGAGGAAGCAATGACGCCAATTGAATCAACATTTTCGCTAGATGTAAATACAAAGTTAGACTG GGAAACAGTTGGAAAAATACTTTCGCGAGGTCATAGCCGAATCCCGGTCTACTTGGGGAATCCGAAAAATATCATTGGGCTTCTATTG GTTAAGAGTCTTCTCACTGTACGAGCTGAGACAGAGGCACCTGTAAGTTCGGTTTCCATCAGGAAGATCCCAAG GGTTCCATCAGACATGCCATTGTACGATATCCTCAATGAATTTCAAAAGGGAAGCAGTCACATGGCTGCAGTTGTCAAAGTTAAAGACAAAGATAAAAAGAACAACATGCAGTTGCTGAGTAATGTCGAAACACCTAAAGAATATATGAAGTTTTACCAGAGTAGTAATCTAACGACTCCTTTGCTGAAGCATGAATCccatgatgttgttgttgatgttgataaTGTACCAAAGCATGTGAAAAACAGGGGAAGAAATTTCCAACAGAACGGTATTGTGACAAGAGACTTGCCGTGTTTGTTGGAAGATAACGAGGATGCAGAAGTGATTGGCATCATCACCTTAGAGGATGTCTTTGAAGAACTTCTACAA GCAGAAATCGTAGATGAAACTGATGTTTACATTGACGTACATAAAAG GATACGTGTGGCGGCGGCTGCAGCAGCTGCTGTATCATCCATAACACGTTCTTCACCAGCG GAGGTTCAAAGCAAGGTAGGACAAACCGTGAAGAAAAAGCTTGTTGGGAGAGAAGCTCGCAGTACAAAAAATTACACAACAAAAGTCACGGAGACTCTTTTCGCGGAATCAGATAGATAG
- the LOC104760580 gene encoding uncharacterized protein LOC104760580, which translates to MGFGSVYRALTEIFPQIDARILRAVAIEHPKDADEAAAVVLSDILPSFTSDLPHNLTQSSNMSSASISERQEGVSSVLGDVVSRCRSFLGASETSSFSSLEISSPSPSSSSSSEITPLVVARNHDSSTLSTDLNELTNFPSTVGPDVCHRDFESEEVQSLKKARGKEHENYDFSDRCFDVTSNAKHGLHVPEDETASVVSAISHENAKLTCEFLEDRGFYMKWNQAENAVPKAVDLTPTDNTTTTQQGSCFEVGSGSTNVVDETSNGPLFCENGDTEIGDAFSTSTHVCSVDHLEEIIEDAKSNKKTLLTVMESVTNLMREVEMQEKDAEKSKEGASRGGLDTLQKVEELKKMLEHAKEANDMHAGEVYGEKSILATEVKELENRLLNLSEERNKSLAVLDEMRGSLQIRLAAALEMKKTAEQEKKERDDSALKLLAEQETNMEKVVQESKHLQQEAEENSKLREFLMDRGQIVDSLQGEISVICQDVKLFKERFDNRVSVTKSISSSRTSSCESSMRSLVLENPSAQWNGVLKTSSYNNLPEVAASFMNNEKDDCRKLVEDGWDIFD; encoded by the exons ATGGGTTTCGGTTCTGTTTATCGCGCTCTAACTGAAATATTTCCTCAG ATTGATGCACGAATTTTGAGGGCTGTTGCAATAGAACACCCCAAGGATGCTGATGAAGCTGCTGCTGTTGTTCTTTCAGATATTCTTCCTTCATTTACCTCAGATTTGCCCCATAATCTAACTCAATCTTCAAACATGTCCTCTGCAAGTATTTCAGAACGCCAAG AGGGTGTATCTTCTGTTCTGGGAGATGTTGTTTCTAGGTGTCGCTCATTTCTTGGAGCTTcagaaacttcttctttttcttctttagaaatttcttctccttctccttcatcatcttcttcttcagaaattACCCCCCTGGTTGTTGCCCGTAACCATGATAGCAGTACTCTAAGTACTGATTTGAACGAGCTAACAAATTTTCCATCAACTGTTGGTCCTGATGTGTGCCATAGAGACTTCGAAAGTGAGGAAGTTCAATCTTTGAAAAAGGCTCGTGGAAAAGAGCACgaaaactatgatttttctgaTAGGTGTTTTGATGTTACGAGCAATGCAAAACATGGTTTGCATGTGCCAGAGGATGAAACCGCCTCAGTGGTCTCTGCAATTTCCCATGAGAATGCTAAACTGACTTGCGAATTTCTGGAAGATCGTGGTTTTTATATGAAATGGAATCAGGCAGAAAATGCTGTACCGAAGGCGGTCGATTTAACTCCTACAGATAATACGACTACTACACAGCAGGGTTCATGTTTTGAAGTTGGCTCTGGTAGTACTAATGTTGTGGATGAGACTTCAAATGGTCCATTGTTCTGTGAAAATGGTGATACTGAAATAGGTGATGCTTTTAGTACATCAACCCATGTATGCAGCGTTGATCACCTTGAAGAGATTATCGAAGATGCCAAAAGTAATAAG AAAACCTTGCTTACTGTGATGGAATCGGTTACGAATTTGATGAGAGAAGTTGAAATGCAAGAGAAGGATGCAGAGAAGTCAAAGGAGGGAGCTTCTAGGGGAGGTTTGGATACTCTTCAAAAAGTTGAGGAGCTCAAGAAGATGCTGGAACATGCGAAGGAAGCAAATGACATG CATGCTGGAGAAGTATATGGAGAGAAGTCAATTTTAGCCACTGAAGTGAAAGAGCTTGAAAACCGGTTGCTCAACTTATCAGAAGAACGAAACAAATCTCTTGCTGTCCTTGATGAG atgcgAGGAAGTCTTCAAATAAGACTAGCGGCAGCATTGGAGATGAAAAAGACTGCTGaacaggaaaagaaagaaagagatgattCTGCACTTAAGCTACTTGCTGAACAAGAAACCAACATGGAGAAAGTAGTCCAAGAATCAAAGCATCTACAGCAAGAGGCAGAGGAAAACTCCAAA CTTCGAGAGTTTCTTATGGATCGTGGACAGATCGTAGATTCCTTACA AGGAGAAATTTCTGTGATATGTCAAGATGTGAAGCTGTTCAAAGAGAGATTTGATAATCGAGTGTCAGTAACCAAATCCATCTCCTCCAGCCGCACAAGTTCATGTGAATCATCTATGAGAAGCTTGGTGCTCGAAAATCCTTCTGCGCAATGGAATGGAGTGCTTAAAACCTCAAGCTACAACAATTTGCCAGAAGTAGCAGCTTCCTTCATGAACAACGAGAAAGATGATTGTAGAAAGCTTGTTGAAGATGGTTGGGACATCTTTGATTAG
- the LOC104760537 gene encoding R3H domain-containing protein 4, whose protein sequence is MAATNVMRRDESLLIDPHRGDTSASRGLSLEKKIEALESLTGQVSNRRSWRWLNDRILMELVPRLDAQEIRGLFAPPPWGDDVPPSAFSLTNVGEWDKFRSIDMDKEANIMDSLNRSSVRQRGHMDADKTAVLNAWRRIDCRTRDALRRSFLPELIEGYENCLSHFIEEGGEGDVLDLKVQDPFHRLLLHGVCEYHNLVSTTATEQIGRIAMKTTSIKWKNIGNSGEKPSISLAHFLRMSKEGAW, encoded by the exons ATGGCGGCTACCAATGTCATGCGGCGAGATGAGAGCCTTCTTATTGATCCCCATAGAG GAGATACTTCTGCTTCTCGTGGCCTCTCGCTTGAGAAGAAAATTGAGGCCCTTGAGAGCCTCACAGGACAA GTTAGCAACCGGCGATCTTGGAGGTGGTTAAATGATCGTATTCTGATGGAACTTGTTCCTCGTTTGGATGCCCAAGAAATCAGAGGCTTGTTTGCTCCACCACCGTGGG GTGATGATGTGCCACCCTCTGCCTTTTCTTTGACTAATGTTGGAGAATGGGACAAATTTAGAAGCATAGACATGGACAAGGAG GCCAATATCATGGATTCCTTGAATCGGTCATCCGTGAGGCAGAGAGGTCATATGGATGCTGATAAAACCGCTGTCTTGAATGCTTGGCGAAGAATAGACTGTAGGACAAGAGATGCTCTTCGACGTAGCTTTTTACCAGAACTAATCGAGGGATATGAG AACTGTCTAAGTCATTTCATCGAGGAAGGTGGTGAAGGAGATGTCCTTGATCTCAAGGTTCAAGACCCATTCCATAGATTGCTTTTGCACGGGGTTTGTGAG TACCATAATTTGGTATCAACAACTGCAACAGAACAAATAGGAAGGATAGCAATGAAGACAACAAGCATCAAATGGAAAAATATCGGGAATTCAGGCGAGAAACCGAGCATCAGCCTTGCCCATTTCCTTAGGATGTCAAAGGAAGGAGCTTGGTAA